The proteins below come from a single Gimesia alba genomic window:
- a CDS encoding carbohydrate kinase family protein — MNNLTSLPLVIGLGELLWDCFGDERRPGGAPANVAFQANQLGCQGTVVTRVGDDALGTELLEFLKQQQLSTEYVQIDETHPTGTVTVEFSDANDPQYTIHEQVAWDHLEFNDQLAALMKQAQAVCFGTLAQREADSRESIHQCLAATSSACLVVYDINLRQKYYDRDWIERSLTAAKIVKLNQDEVQVLSELLAISAEDLQAFALHLQQAYGVDAICITRGAEGCLIFADDRQYDIPGTPVEVADAVGAGDAFTAALISRRLLGWGWEQAVLFANRVGGLVASQAGAMPVLRAEFEQLSQELQKT; from the coding sequence ATGAATAATTTAACATCGCTTCCACTGGTAATCGGTTTAGGTGAATTGCTGTGGGACTGTTTTGGTGATGAGAGACGTCCCGGCGGTGCACCGGCGAACGTTGCCTTTCAGGCGAATCAACTGGGTTGTCAGGGGACTGTTGTGACCCGCGTCGGGGACGATGCATTGGGGACAGAGTTACTTGAATTTTTAAAGCAGCAGCAGCTCTCCACTGAGTACGTCCAGATTGATGAGACCCATCCGACGGGAACCGTGACCGTCGAATTCAGTGATGCCAACGATCCGCAGTATACGATTCATGAGCAGGTTGCCTGGGATCATTTGGAATTCAATGACCAACTGGCTGCGTTGATGAAACAGGCGCAAGCCGTCTGCTTCGGCACGCTGGCGCAGCGTGAGGCAGACTCGCGCGAGTCAATCCATCAGTGTCTGGCAGCGACGAGTTCAGCCTGTCTGGTCGTGTATGATATTAATCTGCGTCAGAAGTACTACGACCGTGATTGGATTGAACGGTCGTTGACAGCAGCGAAGATTGTCAAACTGAATCAGGATGAGGTGCAGGTTTTATCTGAACTGCTGGCCATTTCTGCCGAAGACCTGCAGGCGTTTGCACTACATCTTCAACAGGCATATGGAGTGGACGCAATCTGTATCACGCGCGGTGCGGAAGGATGTTTGATTTTCGCCGACGATCGGCAATATGATATTCCGGGTACTCCTGTAGAGGTGGCAGATGCGGTGGGAGCCGGTGATGCGTTTACCGCCGCTCTGATTTCCCGACGTCTGTTAGGATGGGGCTGGGAACAGGCGGTGCTGTTTGCCAATCGGGTGGGAGGTCTGGTTGCCAGTCAAGCGGGGGCGATGCCCGTTCTGCGGGCCGAGTTTGAACAGCTCAGTCAGGAGCTTCAGAAAACTTAA
- a CDS encoding HNH endonuclease encodes MISATTGKAQSSAMQASVLALNKTYSPVHVISAKRAFCLLSKDIAEVISVEDGTYMNYDFGSWIEISGLRSEFNERTELEDWILTVNFEIQVPRVVRLLRYDRIPNNTIKFNRRNIFIRDSYRCQYCQKKFGVKQLSLDHVVPRSHGGGMSWENIVSACRRCNTKKGGRTPSQAGMKLLQKPAKPSRNPVLLQQVKHEKYACWKNFVGGKELLSCD; translated from the coding sequence ATGATATCTGCAACTACCGGTAAGGCACAGTCCAGCGCCATGCAGGCGAGCGTGTTGGCGCTGAACAAGACTTATTCGCCGGTCCACGTGATCTCCGCCAAGCGTGCCTTCTGTCTGCTCAGTAAAGACATTGCGGAAGTCATCAGCGTAGAAGATGGCACCTACATGAACTATGACTTCGGTTCCTGGATTGAAATCAGTGGGCTCAGGTCAGAGTTCAATGAACGAACGGAACTGGAAGACTGGATTCTCACCGTCAATTTTGAAATCCAGGTTCCCCGTGTCGTTCGCCTGCTTCGCTATGATCGCATCCCCAACAATACCATCAAGTTTAACCGCCGCAACATCTTTATCCGAGACAGCTATCGCTGCCAGTACTGCCAGAAGAAATTCGGCGTGAAGCAGCTTAGTCTGGATCACGTTGTCCCCCGCTCTCACGGAGGCGGCATGAGCTGGGAAAATATTGTCAGTGCCTGTCGCCGTTGTAATACCAAAAAAGGAGGTCGCACTCCCTCTCAGGCTGGCATGAAACTGCTGCAGAAACCGGCAAAACCCAGTCGTAATCCGGTTCTGCTCCAACAAGTAAAGCATGAAAAATATGCTTGCTGGAAAAATTTTGTTGGCGGTAAAGAGTTACTCTCCTGCGACTGA
- a CDS encoding homoserine dehydrogenase, with protein sequence MSSSPLNVAIIGMGTVGTGVAKILLNRAEQMTTRAGRPIHLKRAVVRDLSRPREIDLAAEVLTDDIEAVINDSSIDVVIQLVGGIDPAYDIMLRTLESGKDVVTANKALLCEKGESLFQRAKELGRCISFEAAVAGGVPLIETVTQAMSANQITSIEAILNGTSNYILTQMFSHNVSYADAVSSAQEIGYAEADPAMDVDGTDAAQKLGILVQLALGVKVNLDQFLRQGIDSLSLADLQYAHELGYTVKLLAVAKLLDGQLEMHAQPTLIRNDNPLAHVEDAYNKIALEGDAVGKIWLSGMGAGQMATASAVVANLIDVAVGRAAITFPRLDLWNPRPDINIMPREEISRRYFLRLNVEDRPHVLADITNVLGDHEISIASLVQHEAPEVDQTEDYPIVPLVIMTHRTTEGRFQAASRELDQLTCIRAPFVRMPVND encoded by the coding sequence ATGTCGTCTTCTCCTTTAAACGTGGCCATTATCGGTATGGGAACCGTTGGTACTGGTGTCGCGAAAATCTTGCTCAACCGCGCCGAACAAATGACCACACGCGCCGGCCGTCCGATTCACCTGAAGCGAGCTGTCGTGAGAGATCTTTCCAGACCACGCGAGATTGACCTGGCAGCAGAAGTACTCACCGACGATATTGAAGCGGTCATCAATGATTCCTCGATCGACGTCGTGATTCAACTCGTCGGCGGAATTGATCCGGCTTACGATATCATGTTGCGTACCCTCGAAAGCGGTAAAGATGTCGTAACCGCGAATAAAGCGCTGCTCTGCGAAAAAGGGGAAAGCCTGTTTCAACGTGCTAAAGAACTGGGACGCTGCATCAGCTTTGAAGCAGCCGTTGCAGGTGGAGTACCGTTAATCGAAACCGTGACTCAGGCGATGTCAGCCAATCAGATTACTTCGATTGAAGCCATCCTGAATGGAACCAGCAATTACATCCTGACGCAGATGTTTTCTCATAACGTGAGTTATGCAGACGCGGTCAGCAGTGCGCAGGAAATTGGATATGCAGAAGCGGATCCCGCGATGGATGTGGACGGTACTGATGCCGCCCAGAAACTGGGAATCCTGGTGCAGCTGGCACTCGGCGTCAAAGTCAACCTGGATCAGTTCCTCAGGCAGGGAATCGACTCCCTCTCTTTAGCCGATTTGCAATACGCCCATGAGCTGGGATATACCGTCAAATTACTGGCAGTCGCCAAACTGCTGGATGGCCAACTGGAAATGCATGCTCAGCCCACGCTGATCCGCAATGATAACCCCCTGGCCCATGTAGAAGACGCCTACAACAAAATCGCCCTGGAAGGGGACGCGGTGGGGAAAATCTGGCTGTCAGGCATGGGAGCAGGTCAGATGGCAACCGCTTCTGCCGTGGTGGCCAACCTGATTGATGTCGCCGTCGGCCGCGCCGCAATCACCTTCCCACGGCTGGACCTCTGGAATCCTCGCCCGGATATCAACATCATGCCCCGTGAAGAGATCTCCCGGCGCTACTTCCTGCGATTGAATGTGGAAGACCGCCCGCATGTTTTGGCAGATATCACCAATGTACTGGGAGACCACGAAATCAGCATCGCCAGCCTGGTCCAACACGAAGCGCCTGAAGTCGATCAGACCGAGGACTACCCGATTGTGCCGTTGGTAATTATGACACACCGCACCACAGAAGGCCGCTTCCAGGCAGCCAGCAGGGAGCTGGATCAACTGACTTGTATCCGAGCTCCCTTTGTGCGTATGCCGGTCAACGATTGA
- a CDS encoding peptidylprolyl isomerase translates to MSRFTLFALCLVAVNFVGCNSETPTGGDAEVPEAASKGGTSTTSADDYQVLLKTTKGDVLLEVHPEWSPKGAARFKELVELGFYDNCAFFRVLDGFMAQVGINGDPALHAKWRDNNIPDDPVVESNKRGYVSFANAGPDTRSTQFFINYGDNSNLDYGFSPFAKVIEGMEVVDSLYNGYGEGAPSGPGPSQGRIVGEGNAYLKKEFPMLDYIVKATIVEEEPAKTDAKSETAEPEAKDDKQPAEPAAEKSEKKEAADDKPKEAAAKKDE, encoded by the coding sequence ATGTCACGTTTTACTTTGTTCGCGCTGTGTCTGGTTGCAGTCAATTTTGTAGGATGTAACAGTGAAACTCCGACAGGCGGAGATGCGGAAGTTCCCGAGGCGGCTTCCAAAGGTGGAACGTCTACTACATCAGCGGATGATTATCAGGTCCTATTAAAAACCACCAAGGGTGATGTTTTGCTGGAAGTCCATCCGGAATGGTCGCCTAAAGGGGCTGCACGATTCAAGGAACTGGTTGAATTAGGATTTTATGATAACTGTGCTTTCTTTCGCGTGCTTGATGGTTTCATGGCACAGGTGGGGATCAATGGTGATCCTGCCTTGCATGCCAAATGGCGCGACAATAACATTCCAGACGACCCCGTCGTGGAATCGAATAAACGGGGATATGTCTCTTTCGCAAATGCCGGTCCCGATACTCGGTCCACTCAGTTCTTTATCAATTATGGTGACAACTCAAATTTGGATTATGGCTTCTCTCCCTTTGCAAAAGTCATTGAAGGCATGGAAGTGGTCGATTCCCTTTACAACGGATATGGTGAAGGCGCTCCCAGTGGCCCCGGGCCCTCTCAAGGCAGAATTGTGGGAGAAGGCAATGCGTACCTGAAAAAAGAGTTTCCGATGCTGGACTACATCGTCAAGGCAACAATTGTCGAAGAGGAGCCTGCTAAGACAGATGCGAAGTCTGAGACTGCTGAACCAGAGGCAAAGGATGACAAGCAGCCTGCTGAACCGGCGGCTGAAAAGTCTGAGAAGAAAGAGGCCGCTGACGACAAACCCAAAGAAGCAGCAGCTAAGAAAGACGAATAG